One Malania oleifera isolate guangnan ecotype guangnan chromosome 9, ASM2987363v1, whole genome shotgun sequence DNA segment encodes these proteins:
- the LOC131163686 gene encoding DJ-1 protein homolog E-like: MKMGSVGNGKAALILCGEYMEDYEVMVPFQVLQAFGVTVHCVSPGKPPGHKCLTAVHDYMGFQLYTELQGHTFTLNSNFDDVKPESYDALIVPGGRFTEPLSADPQVLSMVSKFAAAGKPIATSCHSQLLLVSTGLLKGRKCTAFPSMKPVMELAGGVWSDQLLGTHCGLPIPASVLDGNILTSIGWPAHADYLHFLLGSMGATILRSTTNNSVLFLCGDYVEDYEINVPFRALGGLGCKVDAVSPGKKKGESCVTAIFDDDMGAAAGDVCTERRGHNFAVTADWDDVSVDDYDCVVVPGGRSPEWLILNDKAIPLVVQFARKDKVVAAIGQGTWLLAVAGLLKDKRCAGSLGMQAIIKAAGGEVEKSTACSTHGKLITATGWLALPTFISQLSHLLGFSVVF; encoded by the exons ATGAAAATGGGAAGCGTCGGAAATGGGAAAGCAGCGCTGATACTATGCGGGGAGTACATGGAGGACTATGAAGTGATGGTGCCGTTTCAAGTGCTTCAGGCCTTCGGCGTCACCGTCCATTGCGTCTCTCCCGGCAAGCCTCCCGGCCACAAATGCCTCACCGCCGTCCATGACTACATGGGTTTTCAG CTATACACAGAGCTGCAAGGCCATACCTTCACGCTCAACTCCAACTTTGACGACGTCAAACCGGAGTCATACGACGCTCTCATCGTCCCCGGCGGCCGCTTCACAGAGCCGCTCAGCGCGGACCCTCAAGTTCTAAGCATGGTGTCTAAATTCGCGGCGGCCGGAAAGCCCATCGCCACCAGCTGCCACAGCCAGCTCCTCCTGGTCTCGACGGGGCTCCTGAAAGGCCGGAAGTGCACTGCATTTCCGAGCATGAAGCCGGTGATGGAACTCGCCGGCGGCGTTTGGTCTGACCAGCTCTTGGGAACCCACTGTGGCCTCCCCATTCCCGCAAGCGTTCTGGACGGGAATATCTTGACTTCCATCGGATGGCCTGCGCACGCCGATTACCTCCATTTTCTCCTCGGGTCGATGGGCGCCACAATTCTGAGATCTACCACTAACAATTCCGTGCTTTTTCTATGTGGG GACTATGTGGAAGATTACGAGATAAATGTGCCGTTCCGGGCACTGGGAGGTCTGGGATGCAAGGTGGACGCAGTTAGCCCGGGGAAGAAGAAAGGGGAGAGTTGCGTGACGGCCATCTTCGACGACGACATGGGAGCTGCTGCTGGCGACGTCTGCACCGAGAGGCGAGGCCACAATTTCGCCGTCACCGCCGATTGGGATGACGTTTCCGTCGACGACTACGACTGCGTGGTTGTGCCGGGAGGGAGGTCGCCAGAGTGGCTGATCTTGAACGACAAGGCGATTCCACTTGTGGTGCAATTTGCGCGCAAGGACAAGGTCGTGGCTGCAATCGGGCAGGGCACTTGGCTCCTCGCTGTTGCTGGTCTTTTGAAG GATAAAAGATGTGCCGGTAGCCTCGGGATGCAAGCTATTATCAAGGCGGCAGGCGGGGAAGTAGAGAAATCTACAGCATGCTCGACTCATGGCAAGCTTATCACTGCGACTGGATGGCTTGCGCTCCCTACATTCATCTCCCAGCTTTCCCACCTCCTTGGTTTCTCTGTTGtcttttga